A genome region from Nocardioides cynanchi includes the following:
- a CDS encoding MIP/aquaporin family protein: MSDMTVTAAPELGQKLVAEFLGTFVLVFFGVGSVVILGAAGGNLPDYTGVALTFGIAVAVMIYAVGRISGGHFNPAVSIGAAIGGRVPWSEALAYMVTQVVGATVGALALFVVAHGYDGFSSDGRMGTNSFGHGLGASGISWWAAFVLELILTAVFVFVILAVTDSRNEHPALAPLAIGLTLFAVHMVAIPATGTSVNPARSIGPALFGGSEALKHLWLFILAPLVGGAVSGLVYPALFGRGVEPVAGSGLRFGTGATGAVPGYGAPDAFQQQWQEGNGAAGDVPPPAAPTATPPDDDGRTQIRPQQ, translated from the coding sequence ATGTCCGACATGACGGTGACCGCGGCCCCGGAGCTCGGCCAGAAGCTGGTCGCCGAGTTCCTCGGCACGTTCGTCCTGGTGTTCTTCGGGGTCGGGTCGGTGGTGATCCTCGGCGCGGCCGGCGGCAACCTCCCCGACTACACGGGCGTCGCCCTGACCTTCGGCATCGCGGTCGCGGTGATGATCTACGCCGTCGGCCGGATCAGCGGCGGGCACTTCAACCCCGCGGTCTCGATCGGCGCCGCCATCGGCGGCCGGGTGCCCTGGAGCGAGGCCCTGGCCTACATGGTCACCCAGGTGGTCGGCGCGACCGTCGGCGCACTGGCGCTCTTCGTCGTCGCCCACGGTTACGACGGCTTCAGCTCCGACGGGCGGATGGGCACCAACTCCTTCGGCCACGGCCTGGGAGCCTCCGGCATCTCCTGGTGGGCCGCGTTCGTGCTCGAGCTGATCCTGACCGCGGTCTTCGTCTTCGTGATCCTCGCGGTCACCGACTCCCGCAACGAGCACCCGGCCCTGGCCCCCCTGGCGATCGGCCTGACCCTCTTCGCGGTGCACATGGTCGCGATCCCGGCCACGGGCACGTCGGTGAACCCGGCCCGCTCGATCGGGCCGGCGCTCTTCGGTGGCAGCGAGGCCCTGAAGCACCTGTGGCTCTTCATCCTCGCGCCGCTGGTCGGCGGGGCCGTGTCCGGCCTGGTCTACCCGGCGCTGTTCGGACGCGGCGTCGAGCCGGTCGCCGGGTCCGGGCTGCGGTTCGGCACCGGCGCCACCGGCGCGGTGCCGGGGTACGGCGCCCCCGACGCGTTCCAGCAGCAGTGGCAGGAGGGCAACGGCGCCGCGGGAGACGTCCCCCCGCCGGCGGCTCCGACCGCGACCCCGCCGGACGACGACGGACGTACCCAGATCCGGCCCCAGCAGTGA
- the sucD gene encoding succinate--CoA ligase subunit alpha translates to MAIFLTESSKVVVQGMTGSEGMKHTQRMLDSGTQVVGGVNPRKAGQSVEFADVAVPVFGSVAEAMAETGADVSVVFVPPAFTKDACIEAIDAGIGLLVVITEGVPVHDTADFRAYAEAKGSTRIIGPNCPGLISPGKSNAGIIPADITKAGRVGLVSKSGTLTYQMMYELRDFGFSSCIGIGGDPIIGTTHIDALAAFEADPDTDAIVMIGEIGGDAEERAAAYIKDHVTKPVVGYVAGFTAPEGKTMGHAGAIVSGSSGTAAAKKEALEAVGVKVGKTPSETADLMRAILAG, encoded by the coding sequence ATGGCAATCTTCCTGACCGAGAGCTCCAAGGTCGTCGTCCAGGGCATGACCGGCTCCGAGGGCATGAAGCACACCCAGCGGATGCTCGACTCGGGCACCCAGGTGGTCGGTGGCGTCAACCCGCGCAAGGCCGGCCAGAGCGTCGAGTTCGCCGACGTCGCCGTCCCGGTCTTCGGCTCGGTCGCCGAGGCGATGGCCGAGACCGGCGCCGACGTCTCGGTGGTCTTCGTGCCGCCCGCCTTCACCAAGGACGCCTGCATCGAGGCGATCGACGCCGGCATCGGCCTGCTGGTGGTGATCACCGAGGGCGTGCCGGTGCACGACACCGCCGACTTCCGTGCGTACGCCGAGGCGAAGGGCTCCACCCGGATCATCGGCCCCAACTGCCCCGGACTGATCAGCCCCGGCAAGTCCAACGCCGGCATCATCCCCGCCGACATCACCAAGGCCGGGCGGGTGGGCCTGGTCTCGAAGTCCGGCACCCTGACCTACCAGATGATGTACGAGCTGCGGGACTTCGGCTTCTCCTCCTGCATCGGCATCGGCGGCGACCCGATCATCGGCACCACCCACATCGACGCCCTGGCCGCCTTCGAGGCCGACCCGGACACCGACGCGATCGTGATGATCGGCGAGATCGGCGGTGACGCCGAGGAGCGGGCGGCGGCCTACATCAAGGACCACGTGACCAAGCCGGTCGTCGGCTACGTCGCCGGCTTCACCGCTCCCGAGGGCAAGACCATGGGCCACGCCGGAGCCATCGTCTCCGGCTCGTCAGGCACCGCGGCCGCCAAGAAGGAGGCCCTCGAGGCCGTCGGCGTCAAGGTCGGCAAGACGCCGTCCGAGACCGCCGACCTGATGCGCGCGATCCTCGCCGGCTGA
- the purH gene encoding bifunctional phosphoribosylaminoimidazolecarboxamide formyltransferase/IMP cyclohydrolase has protein sequence MTDRIPIRRALVSVFDKSGLDDLVRALAAADVELVSTGGSAARIEALGLPVTRVETLTGFPECLDGRVKTLHPTVHAGLLADRRLESHVHQLAELGIEPFDLVVSNLYPFAETVASGATPDQCVEQIDIGGPSMVRAAAKNHPSVAIVTSPTSYDDVVAAVAAGGFTLDQRKRLAADAFAHTAAYDVAVASWMGSVLADTGDGTGFPAFTGATWQRKAALRYGENPHQPAALYAHWRGGLAAAEQLHGKEMSYNNYVDTDAARRAANDFDVPAVAIIKHANPCGIATGADVAEAHRKAHACDPGSAFGGVIAVNRPVTRQLAEQVAEVFTEVIVAPGYEDGAVEVLQTKKNIRILSCPVDEHADPVEFRGISGGVLVQRVDHVDAPGDDPSTWTLTTGEAAPDDVLADLAFAWQACRSVKSNAILLARDGASVGIGMGQVNRVDSCRLAVSRAGERAAGSVAASDAFFPFEDGPQILIDAGIRAIVQPGGSVRDELTIQACRDAGVTMYLTGTRHFFH, from the coding sequence GTGACCGATCGCATCCCGATCAGGCGAGCCCTGGTCTCCGTCTTCGACAAGTCCGGACTCGACGACCTCGTCCGTGCCCTCGCGGCAGCCGACGTCGAGCTGGTCTCCACCGGCGGCTCGGCCGCGCGGATCGAAGCCCTCGGCCTTCCGGTGACCAGGGTCGAGACCCTGACCGGCTTCCCCGAGTGCCTCGACGGCCGGGTGAAGACCCTGCACCCCACGGTGCACGCCGGCCTCCTCGCGGACCGCCGCCTCGAGTCCCACGTCCACCAGCTCGCCGAGCTCGGCATCGAGCCGTTCGACCTGGTGGTCTCCAACCTCTACCCGTTCGCCGAGACCGTGGCGTCGGGGGCCACGCCCGACCAGTGCGTCGAGCAGATCGACATCGGCGGCCCCTCGATGGTGCGGGCGGCGGCCAAGAACCACCCCTCGGTCGCCATCGTCACCAGCCCCACGTCGTACGACGACGTGGTTGCCGCCGTGGCCGCAGGTGGCTTCACCCTCGACCAGCGCAAGCGGCTCGCGGCCGATGCCTTCGCCCACACCGCGGCGTACGACGTCGCGGTGGCGTCGTGGATGGGCAGCGTGCTCGCCGACACCGGCGACGGCACCGGCTTCCCGGCGTTCACCGGAGCGACCTGGCAGCGCAAGGCGGCCCTCAGGTACGGCGAGAACCCCCACCAGCCCGCGGCGCTCTACGCCCACTGGCGCGGTGGGCTGGCCGCGGCCGAGCAGCTGCACGGCAAGGAGATGTCGTACAACAACTACGTCGACACCGACGCCGCCCGGCGCGCGGCCAACGACTTCGACGTCCCCGCCGTGGCGATCATCAAGCACGCCAACCCGTGCGGGATCGCCACCGGCGCCGACGTCGCCGAGGCCCACCGCAAGGCCCATGCCTGCGACCCGGGCTCGGCGTTCGGCGGTGTGATCGCGGTCAACCGGCCGGTCACCCGGCAGCTGGCCGAACAGGTCGCCGAGGTCTTCACCGAGGTGATCGTGGCGCCGGGCTACGAGGACGGCGCCGTGGAGGTGCTCCAGACCAAGAAGAACATCCGGATCCTGAGCTGCCCCGTCGACGAGCACGCCGACCCCGTGGAGTTCCGGGGCATCTCGGGTGGCGTCCTGGTGCAGCGCGTCGACCACGTTGACGCGCCCGGCGACGACCCGTCGACGTGGACGCTGACCACGGGCGAGGCGGCCCCCGACGACGTGCTCGCGGACCTCGCCTTCGCCTGGCAGGCCTGCCGCTCGGTGAAGTCCAACGCGATCCTGCTCGCGCGGGACGGCGCGTCCGTCGGGATCGGGATGGGCCAGGTCAACCGGGTCGACTCCTGCCGGCTCGCGGTCTCGCGGGCGGGGGAGCGGGCCGCGGGCTCGGTGGCCGCCTCGGACGCCTTCTTCCCGTTCGAGGACGGTCCGCAGATCCTGATCGACGCCGGCATCCGGGCGATCGTGCAGCCGGGCGGCTCGGTCCGCGACGAGCTGACCATCCAGGCCTGCCGGGACGCCGGCGTCACGATGTACCTCACCGGCACCCGCCACTTCTTCCACTGA
- a CDS encoding DUF3017 domain-containing protein has translation MEQEEQPAELVAEPTRRRRPSTIGGAVYLVVLATAGVGLSIVTRGNWRLGVKWMAASLVVAALVRLALPASEAGMLAVRRRFLDVALLAAVGVALWFLSTSIPNQPLP, from the coding sequence GTGGAGCAGGAGGAGCAACCCGCCGAGCTGGTCGCCGAGCCGACCCGCCGGCGGCGCCCCTCCACGATCGGCGGCGCGGTCTACCTCGTCGTGCTGGCCACGGCCGGCGTGGGCCTGAGCATCGTCACCCGCGGCAACTGGCGCCTGGGCGTGAAGTGGATGGCCGCCTCGCTGGTCGTCGCGGCGCTCGTGCGCCTGGCCCTGCCCGCGAGTGAGGCCGGGATGCTCGCCGTACGCCGTCGCTTCCTCGACGTCGCCCTCCTCGCCGCCGTCGGGGTCGCCCTGTGGTTCCTCTCCACGAGCATCCCCAACCAACCCCTTCCCTGA
- a CDS encoding malate dehydrogenase encodes MSRPRVPRSHPVSAAPLKVAVTGAAGQIGYSLLFRLASGSLLGADRPIELRLLEIEPALKALEGVVMELDDCAFPTLAGVQIGSDAEQIFDGVNLALLVGARPRGPGMERSDLLEANGAIFTVQGKALNKVAADDVRIGVTGNPANTNALIAMSNAPDIPSARFSALTRLDHNRAISQLAAKTGAPVTDIAKMTIWGNHSATQYPDLFHAEVGGRNAAEVVGDQDWLENTFIPTVAKRGAAIIEARGSSSAASAASATIDAARDWLHGSADGDWVSMAVVSDGSYGVPEGLISSFPVTTSGGDWSIVQGLEIDDFSRARIDASVAELAEERDAVTGLGLI; translated from the coding sequence ATGTCGCGGCCACGTGTCCCGAGGAGTCATCCCGTGAGTGCAGCACCCCTCAAGGTCGCCGTGACCGGCGCCGCCGGCCAGATCGGCTACAGCCTCCTGTTCCGTCTCGCCAGCGGCTCGCTGCTCGGCGCCGATCGTCCGATCGAGCTGCGGCTGCTGGAGATCGAGCCGGCGCTCAAGGCGCTCGAGGGCGTGGTGATGGAGCTCGACGACTGCGCGTTCCCGACGCTCGCCGGCGTCCAGATCGGCTCGGACGCCGAGCAGATCTTCGACGGCGTGAACCTCGCCCTGCTCGTCGGCGCGCGCCCGCGCGGCCCGGGCATGGAGCGCAGCGACCTGCTCGAGGCCAACGGCGCGATCTTCACCGTGCAGGGCAAGGCCCTCAACAAGGTCGCCGCTGACGACGTACGCATCGGGGTGACCGGCAACCCGGCCAACACCAACGCGCTGATCGCGATGAGCAACGCTCCCGACATCCCCTCGGCGCGCTTCTCCGCGCTCACCCGGCTCGACCACAACCGGGCGATCTCGCAGCTCGCGGCCAAGACCGGCGCACCCGTGACCGACATCGCCAAGATGACGATCTGGGGCAACCACTCCGCCACGCAGTACCCCGACCTCTTCCACGCCGAGGTGGGCGGTCGCAACGCCGCCGAGGTGGTCGGCGACCAGGACTGGCTGGAGAACACGTTCATCCCGACCGTGGCCAAGCGCGGTGCCGCGATCATCGAGGCCCGCGGCTCCTCGTCGGCGGCCTCCGCGGCCTCCGCCACCATCGACGCCGCCCGCGACTGGCTGCACGGCTCGGCCGACGGAGACTGGGTCTCGATGGCCGTGGTCTCCGACGGGTCGTACGGCGTCCCCGAGGGCCTGATCTCGTCGTTCCCGGTCACCACGTCGGGCGGCGACTGGTCGATCGTCCAGGGCCTCGAGATCGACGACTTCTCCCGCGCCCGCATCGACGCCTCCGTGGCCGAGCTCGCCGAGGAGCGCGACGCCGTCACCGGCCTCGGCCTGATCTGA
- a CDS encoding bifunctional methylenetetrahydrofolate dehydrogenase/methenyltetrahydrofolate cyclohydrolase produces MTARILDGTATLRTIKAELTERVAALKERGITPGLGTVLVGDDPGSHWYVGAKHKDCASIGITSLRHDLPASATQAEVEAVIDELNADPACTGFIVQQPTGLDEFALLSRVDPDKDVDGLHPMNLGKLVLGKAGPLPCTPVGVIELLRRHGVEIAGADVVVVGRGLTVGRPLGLLLTRRTENATVTLCHTGTRDLAAHVRNADIVVAAAGVPGIISAEMVKTGAAVLDVGVSRVDGKIAGDVADDVAEVAGWVSPNPGGVGPMTRAMLLSNVVSIAEQAH; encoded by the coding sequence ATGACCGCACGCATCCTCGACGGCACCGCGACCCTGCGGACGATCAAGGCCGAGCTCACCGAACGGGTCGCCGCGCTGAAGGAGCGCGGCATCACGCCCGGGCTGGGCACCGTCCTGGTCGGCGACGACCCGGGCTCGCACTGGTATGTCGGCGCCAAGCACAAGGACTGCGCCTCGATCGGGATCACCTCGCTGCGGCACGACCTGCCCGCGAGCGCGACCCAGGCCGAGGTGGAGGCGGTGATCGACGAGCTGAACGCCGACCCGGCGTGCACCGGCTTCATCGTGCAGCAGCCGACCGGGCTCGACGAGTTCGCCCTGCTCTCCCGCGTCGACCCCGACAAGGACGTCGACGGCCTGCACCCGATGAACCTCGGGAAGCTGGTGCTCGGCAAGGCCGGCCCGCTGCCGTGCACGCCGGTCGGCGTGATCGAGCTGCTCCGCCGCCACGGGGTCGAGATCGCGGGCGCCGACGTGGTCGTGGTCGGCCGCGGGCTCACGGTCGGGCGCCCGCTCGGCCTGCTGCTGACGCGTCGTACCGAGAACGCGACGGTGACCCTGTGCCACACCGGGACCCGCGACCTGGCGGCCCACGTGCGCAACGCCGACATCGTGGTCGCGGCCGCCGGGGTGCCGGGCATCATCAGCGCGGAGATGGTCAAGACGGGCGCCGCGGTCCTCGACGTCGGCGTCTCGCGGGTCGACGGCAAGATCGCGGGCGACGTGGCCGACGACGTGGCCGAGGTCGCGGGCTGGGTGTCGCCGAACCCCGGCGGGGTCGGGCCGATGACGCGCGCGATGCTGCTCTCCAACGTCGTCAGCATCGCGGAGCAGGCACACTGA
- a CDS encoding DUF6350 family protein, translated as MTSLLPASRRSVREPGVERSDATHRRPLVLLATLAGAVAATVTLVVCLAAGVVGWFLTDAGAHGAPRDGLRVGALGWLMAHGSGVRVNGVHVTAVPLGLTLLCAVVVWRLGLRLGDSVSGHGPDADAIADGVRDWTVGSATALFTAGYLVVAVVTDRLAATPSTSPSLASVVVRIVLMCGLVGGVAVAVGSGRAAIWTSFLPVSLRAAAAAAWRILVWYAVLAAVVLVVALVVDWDGAVNVMSQLHTSPGAATLLIGLCALLVPNAAAFSGSYLLGPGFAVGTHTLVTPTAVVLGPLPMFPLLAALPDAGPTPGWTVALLALPPLVAAAASYRVLRRYPTDRWDDAALRGAGAGLLCAVGFAVVASLSGGAVGPGRMAQVGPFVFQVLLHGIATFGVGGLLGSLVATWRVRRG; from the coding sequence ATGACTTCACTGCTGCCCGCTTCGCGCCGGAGCGTCCGCGAGCCGGGCGTCGAGCGGAGTGACGCGACTCACCGACGGCCGCTGGTCCTGCTGGCGACGCTGGCCGGTGCTGTCGCGGCCACGGTCACGCTCGTGGTCTGCCTGGCCGCCGGGGTCGTCGGCTGGTTCCTCACCGACGCCGGCGCCCACGGGGCGCCGCGGGACGGTCTGCGCGTCGGCGCGCTGGGCTGGCTGATGGCGCACGGCTCTGGGGTCCGGGTCAACGGGGTGCACGTCACCGCCGTCCCCCTCGGCCTCACGCTGCTCTGCGCGGTCGTGGTCTGGCGCCTCGGCCTGCGGCTGGGCGACTCGGTCTCCGGGCACGGTCCCGATGCCGATGCGATCGCCGACGGCGTGCGCGACTGGACGGTCGGGTCGGCCACCGCGCTGTTCACCGCCGGCTACCTCGTGGTCGCGGTGGTCACCGATCGCCTGGCTGCCACCCCGTCCACGTCGCCGTCGCTGGCCTCGGTGGTCGTGCGGATCGTCCTGATGTGCGGGCTCGTGGGTGGCGTCGCCGTCGCTGTCGGCTCGGGCCGGGCCGCGATCTGGACCTCGTTCCTGCCGGTCTCGCTGCGCGCCGCCGCTGCCGCAGCCTGGCGAATCCTGGTCTGGTACGCCGTGCTGGCTGCGGTGGTCCTCGTCGTCGCCCTCGTCGTCGACTGGGACGGCGCGGTCAACGTGATGTCGCAGCTGCACACGAGCCCCGGCGCGGCCACCCTGCTGATCGGGCTCTGCGCCCTCCTGGTGCCCAACGCGGCGGCCTTCAGCGGGTCCTACCTCCTCGGCCCCGGCTTCGCCGTGGGCACCCACACCCTCGTCACGCCGACCGCGGTAGTGCTCGGACCTCTACCGATGTTCCCCCTGCTCGCGGCCCTGCCCGACGCCGGCCCGACCCCGGGCTGGACGGTCGCTCTGCTGGCCCTGCCGCCCCTGGTGGCCGCGGCCGCGTCGTACCGCGTGCTGCGGCGCTACCCGACCGACCGGTGGGACGACGCGGCCCTGCGCGGTGCCGGGGCCGGTCTGCTCTGTGCCGTGGGGTTCGCCGTGGTCGCGTCGCTGTCGGGCGGTGCGGTCGGCCCCGGCCGGATGGCCCAGGTCGGGCCGTTCGTGTTCCAGGTCCTGCTGCACGGGATCGCGACCTTCGGCGTCGGCGGTCTGCTCGGCTCGCTGGTCGCCACCTGGCGCGTCCGGCGCGGCTGA
- the purN gene encoding phosphoribosylglycinamide formyltransferase has translation MSEPLRVVVLVSGSGTNLQALLDAASDPSYPVSVVAVGADRDAIEGLARAERAGIPTFVHRVPDFETREAWDEALTASVSSFEPDLVVSAGFMKLVGDAFLSRYAGRFLNTHPALSPSFPGMHGPADALAYGVKVSGCTLFVVDSGVDTGPIVAQAAVPVLDGDSAESLHERIKTSERAMLVEAVGRIAREGFSVDGRVVRFGR, from the coding sequence GTGTCCGAGCCCCTGCGCGTCGTCGTCCTCGTGTCCGGGTCCGGCACCAACCTCCAGGCGCTGCTGGACGCCGCGAGCGACCCGTCGTACCCCGTCTCCGTGGTCGCGGTCGGTGCGGACCGGGACGCGATCGAGGGGCTCGCCCGCGCGGAGCGGGCCGGGATCCCGACGTTCGTGCACCGGGTGCCGGACTTCGAGACCCGCGAGGCCTGGGACGAGGCGCTGACCGCCTCGGTGTCGTCGTTCGAGCCCGACCTCGTGGTCTCGGCCGGCTTCATGAAGCTGGTGGGGGACGCCTTCCTGTCGAGGTACGCCGGCCGGTTCCTCAACACGCACCCGGCCCTGTCACCGTCGTTCCCGGGGATGCACGGGCCGGCTGACGCCCTGGCGTACGGCGTCAAGGTCAGCGGCTGCACCTTGTTCGTCGTCGACTCGGGCGTCGACACCGGGCCGATCGTGGCCCAGGCGGCGGTCCCCGTGCTCGACGGCGACAGTGCGGAGTCGCTGCACGAACGGATCAAGACCTCGGAGCGGGCGATGCTGGTCGAGGCGGTCGGTCGGATCGCCCGCGAGGGCTTCTCCGTCGACGGCCGGGTCGTCCGTTTCGGGCGGTGA
- a CDS encoding NADP-dependent isocitrate dehydrogenase, translating to MTDAVQPSPIIYTHTDEAPLLATYSFLPIIEAYAGQAGVGVETRDISLAGRIIAQFPDRLTDEQRQHDALAELGELATRPEANIIKLPNVSASMPQLKAAVSELQSQGYDLPDYPDSPTTDEERDVRTRYDKVKGSAVNPVLREGNSDRRAADSVKQYARNHPHSMGAWSPDSKTNVATMGEHDFKSNEKSVVIEGDDTLRIEHEAADGTLTVLKDALPVLAGEIVDATVLEVAHLHAFVANAIARAKADGVLFSVHLKATMMKVSDPIIFGHVVTAFFPEVFATYGEELAAAGLSPRNGLGGILAGLDQLEHGAEIKAAFEAGLADGPPLAMVDSDRGITNLHVPSDVIVDASMPAMIRTSGHMWGPDGEEADTLAVIPDSSYAGIYQVTIDDCRAHGAFDPTTMGSVSNVGLMAQAAEEYGSHDKTFEIPAAGTVRVVDGSGAVLIEHDVEAGDIWRACQTKDVPVRDWVKLAVTRARATGAPAVFWLDESRAHDANLIAKVRAYLPEHDTSGLDIQVLAPQLAIAFSLERIRKGEDTISVTGNVLRDYLTDLFPILELGTSAKMLSIVPLINGGGLFETGAGGSAPKHVQQLVRENYLRWDSLGEFLALAESFGKYAEVHDNPHAKILGETLDRATGTFLNENRSPSRKVGSIDNRGSHFYLAMYWAQELARQDDDPELATRFTDLAARLADEEQTITEELIAVQGHPVDLGGYYRPDDAKASEVMRPSPTFNAALESLG from the coding sequence GTGACCGACGCCGTGCAGCCCTCCCCGATCATCTACACCCACACCGACGAGGCGCCGCTGCTCGCGACGTACTCCTTCCTGCCGATCATCGAGGCGTACGCCGGTCAGGCCGGGGTGGGCGTCGAGACCCGCGACATCTCGCTCGCCGGGCGGATCATCGCGCAGTTCCCCGACCGGCTCACCGACGAGCAGCGGCAGCACGACGCGCTGGCCGAGCTCGGCGAGCTCGCGACCCGGCCCGAGGCCAACATCATCAAGCTGCCCAACGTCTCGGCCTCGATGCCGCAGCTGAAGGCGGCCGTCTCCGAGCTGCAGAGCCAGGGATACGACCTGCCGGACTACCCCGACAGCCCGACCACCGACGAGGAACGCGACGTCCGGACCCGCTACGACAAGGTCAAGGGCAGCGCGGTCAACCCGGTGCTGCGCGAGGGCAACTCCGACCGCCGCGCTGCGGACTCGGTCAAGCAGTACGCACGCAACCACCCGCACTCGATGGGGGCCTGGAGCCCGGACTCCAAGACCAACGTGGCGACCATGGGTGAGCACGACTTCAAGTCCAACGAGAAGTCCGTGGTGATCGAGGGCGACGACACGCTGCGGATCGAGCACGAGGCGGCCGACGGCACGCTCACCGTGCTCAAGGACGCGTTGCCCGTGCTGGCCGGCGAGATCGTCGACGCCACCGTGCTCGAGGTGGCGCACCTGCACGCCTTCGTGGCGAACGCCATCGCCCGCGCCAAGGCCGACGGTGTGCTGTTCTCGGTGCACCTCAAGGCCACGATGATGAAGGTCTCCGACCCGATCATCTTCGGCCATGTCGTCACCGCGTTCTTCCCCGAGGTGTTCGCGACGTACGGCGAGGAGCTCGCAGCCGCGGGGCTCAGCCCGAGGAACGGCCTCGGCGGGATCCTGGCCGGTCTCGACCAGCTGGAGCACGGTGCGGAGATCAAGGCCGCCTTCGAGGCCGGTCTCGCCGACGGGCCGCCGCTGGCGATGGTCGACTCCGACCGTGGCATCACCAACCTGCACGTGCCGTCGGACGTGATCGTCGACGCCTCGATGCCCGCGATGATCCGCACCAGCGGCCACATGTGGGGCCCCGACGGCGAGGAGGCCGACACGCTCGCGGTGATCCCCGACTCGTCGTACGCCGGCATCTACCAGGTCACGATCGACGACTGCCGCGCCCACGGCGCCTTCGACCCGACCACGATGGGCTCGGTCTCCAACGTCGGGCTGATGGCGCAGGCCGCCGAGGAGTACGGCTCCCACGACAAGACCTTCGAGATCCCCGCGGCGGGCACCGTGCGAGTCGTCGACGGCTCCGGCGCGGTGCTGATCGAGCACGACGTCGAGGCCGGGGACATCTGGCGGGCCTGCCAGACCAAGGACGTCCCGGTCCGTGACTGGGTCAAGCTGGCCGTGACGCGGGCCCGGGCGACGGGCGCGCCCGCGGTCTTCTGGCTCGACGAGAGCCGCGCCCACGACGCCAACCTGATCGCCAAGGTGCGGGCCTACCTCCCCGAGCACGACACCAGCGGACTCGACATCCAGGTGCTCGCCCCCCAGCTCGCGATCGCCTTCTCGCTCGAGCGGATCCGCAAGGGCGAGGACACGATCTCGGTCACCGGCAACGTGCTGCGCGACTACCTCACCGACCTCTTCCCGATCCTCGAGCTCGGCACCAGCGCGAAGATGCTGTCGATCGTGCCGCTCATCAACGGTGGCGGCCTCTTCGAGACCGGGGCCGGCGGCTCGGCTCCCAAGCACGTGCAGCAGCTGGTGAGGGAGAACTACCTGCGCTGGGACAGCCTCGGCGAGTTCCTGGCCCTGGCGGAGTCGTTCGGCAAGTACGCCGAGGTGCACGACAACCCGCACGCGAAGATCCTCGGCGAGACCCTCGACCGCGCCACCGGCACGTTCCTCAACGAGAACCGCTCGCCCTCGCGCAAGGTCGGCTCGATCGACAACCGCGGCTCGCACTTCTACCTGGCGATGTACTGGGCCCAGGAGCTCGCGCGGCAGGACGACGACCCGGAGCTGGCAACGCGGTTCACCGACCTCGCGGCCCGCCTGGCCGACGAGGAGCAGACGATCACCGAGGAGCTGATCGCCGTCCAGGGCCACCCCGTGGATCTCGGCGGCTACTACCGGCCCGACGACGCGAAGGCGTCCGAGGTGATGCGTCCGTCGCCGACGTTCAACGCGGCACTGGAGTCGCTCGGGTGA